One Aegilops tauschii subsp. strangulata cultivar AL8/78 chromosome 7, Aet v6.0, whole genome shotgun sequence genomic window carries:
- the LOC109786658 gene encoding BTB/POZ and MATH domain-containing protein 4-like, with amino-acid sequence MATTCTVLTGAVRAVKLLKIDSFRLAYKTMREGEFLRTSWNVDGHDVEIRWYPGTAWAPHELMFLTCNVRASFGCLLVHPRLPNNSNEEKTIRSAGSDFTPRRLLDRPVHRHDFEGELAYTTTTVPAPASNMHQHFRELLQNGTGADVTFLVSGKTFAAHKLVPAARSPVFMAEFFGDMKEKSSWIVEIKDMEAAVFGALLEFIYTDNVPELDRELEAVATMAQHLLAAADRYGLDRLKIICEGKLVVGISASPSRRRRLLWLWLSSTIVRTSRGSALSLSSVLLRSLMPWWRRRGISIWRQAALLRSLALSCACLRVGEGTEALLVG; translated from the exons ATGGCGACCACCTGCACGGTCCTCACCGGCGCCGTGCGTGCcgtgaagctgctcaagatcgaCAGTTTCCGCCTGGCGTACAAGACCATGCGCGAAGGTGAGTTCCTCAGAACCAGCTGGAACGTCGACGGCCACGACGTCGAAATCCGGTGGTACCCTGGGACAGCGTGGGCACCGCACGAGCTCATGTTCCTCACCTGCAACGTGAGGGCGAGCTTTGGTTGTCTCCTGGTGCACCCGAGGCTACCAAACAATTCCAACGAAGAAAAGACC ATCCGTTCTGCTGGATCAGACTTCACGCCAAGGAGACTACTTGACCGTCCAGTGCACCGTCACGATTTTGAAGGAGAGCTTGCTTATACGACAACGACGGTGCCTGCGCCGGCATCCAACATGCACCAGCACTTCCGGGAGCTACTGCAGAACGGTACGGGAGCTGACGTCACGTTCCTCGTCTCCGGCAAGACCTTCGCGGCGCACAAGCTCGTGCCCGCCGCGAGATCCCCCGTTTTCATGGCCGAGTTCTTCGGCGACATGAAGGAGAAGAGCTCCTGGATCGTGGAGATCAAGGACATGGAGGCAGCCGTGTTCGGGGCGCTGCTGGAGTTTATCTACACCGACAATGTTCCTGAACTTGACCGGGAGCTGGAAGCCGTGGCAACGATGGCTCAGCATCTGCTTGCGGCGGCTGACAGGTACGGGCTGGACAGGCTCAAAATTATCTGCGAGGGCAAGCTCGTCGTTGGCATCAGTGCATCACCGTCGAGACGGCGGCGACTACTTTGGCTTTGGCTGAGCAGCACAATTGTCCGCACCTCAAGGGGAAGTGCATTGAGTTTATCATCAGTACTCCTGCGATCCTTGATGCCGTGGTGGCGACGGAGGGGTATAAGCATCTGGAGGCAAGCTGCCCTTCTGCGCTCACTAGCATTGTCCTGTGCCTGTCTACGCGTGGGAGAAGGAACTGAAGCGTTGCTAGTCGGCTAG